One region of Hydrogenobaculum sp. Y04AAS1 genomic DNA includes:
- a CDS encoding NADP-dependent isocitrate dehydrogenase: protein MENVCWYDSKISIPKEGSFIKLKADKTLEVPNNPIIPFIQGDGIGPEITPQMIKVINKAMSKAYNGSKVIYWVEVLAGDMAEQKGLERMPKETLELLKQSIVSIKGPLGTPVGKGGKSLNAILRQSMDFYSAIRPVYWMGQPSPIPNPQRVNVAVFRENSDDVYMAIEYMPKTDAFKKVREFFVKEMSVSEDAIPEDAGITVKPMSEFKTKRHVRKAFRYALQNGKKHIAVAGKGNIMKATEGMFMNWAFEVAKEPEFEGKIITEGEPKEGQAKLYKVITDQMLMQLVLNPDYYDVIITQNLNGDYISDLASALVGGPGYVPSGNIGDGYALFESTHGTAYDIAGKGMANPLSITLSGAMMLEYLGFYEAAGLIYKAIKSVINQRKGTPDIASGFKKMGVEAISLTASQFGDAIIDEIDKL from the coding sequence ATGGAAAACGTATGCTGGTACGATTCTAAGATTAGTATACCCAAAGAGGGTTCTTTTATCAAATTAAAAGCTGATAAAACGTTGGAAGTACCAAATAACCCCATCATACCTTTTATCCAAGGGGACGGTATAGGCCCTGAAATAACACCTCAGATGATAAAAGTAATCAACAAAGCTATGTCAAAAGCCTATAACGGCTCTAAAGTGATATACTGGGTAGAGGTGTTGGCTGGAGATATGGCAGAGCAAAAAGGCCTTGAAAGGATGCCAAAGGAGACTTTGGAGCTTTTAAAACAAAGTATCGTAAGTATAAAAGGTCCTCTTGGTACGCCGGTGGGAAAAGGTGGAAAATCTTTGAATGCAATCTTGCGTCAATCTATGGATTTTTATTCTGCCATAAGACCCGTTTACTGGATGGGTCAACCCTCTCCCATACCAAACCCTCAAAGGGTAAATGTGGCAGTGTTTAGAGAAAACTCCGACGATGTATACATGGCTATAGAGTATATGCCAAAAACAGATGCTTTTAAAAAAGTAAGGGAGTTTTTTGTAAAAGAAATGAGTGTATCAGAAGATGCTATACCAGAAGATGCGGGTATTACGGTAAAGCCAATGTCAGAGTTCAAAACCAAAAGACACGTAAGAAAAGCTTTTAGATACGCTCTTCAAAACGGCAAAAAGCATATAGCGGTGGCAGGCAAAGGAAACATTATGAAAGCCACCGAAGGTATGTTTATGAACTGGGCTTTTGAAGTGGCAAAAGAACCAGAGTTTGAAGGTAAAATAATCACAGAAGGAGAGCCAAAAGAAGGTCAAGCCAAACTCTACAAAGTTATCACAGACCAGATGCTCATGCAGCTTGTATTAAACCCAGATTATTACGATGTAATCATCACGCAAAACCTAAACGGAGATTATATATCTGATTTGGCTTCTGCTTTGGTGGGTGGTCCTGGTTATGTGCCAAGCGGAAATATAGGCGATGGATATGCGCTTTTTGAAAGCACCCACGGAACTGCTTACGATATAGCTGGTAAAGGCATGGCAAACCCACTTTCTATAACGCTTTCTGGTGCTATGATGCTTGAGTATTTGGGCTTTTATGAAGCTGCTGGTCTTATTTATAAGGCTATTAAAAGCGTAATAAACCAAAGAAAAGGCACACCAGACATAGCTTCAGGTTTTAAAAAGATGGGCGTAGAAGCTATATCTTTAACTGCATCTCAGTTTGGTGATGCTATTATTGATGAGATTGATAAACTTTGA
- a CDS encoding OsmC family protein, whose protein sequence is MKLTVRQKEDFHFVGKGESGIEVPIDAAGYVGGKGRGVRPPELLFLSIAGCMGIHVYEALHKAGKHVEDIVVNTDSERKDTYPKVFTKIYLDFTIKGKDLSEQDVKEAIETALNKTCSIAYMINQVAPISYTFKIEKG, encoded by the coding sequence ATGAAACTTACCGTAAGGCAAAAGGAAGATTTTCATTTTGTGGGTAAAGGGGAATCTGGTATAGAAGTCCCCATAGATGCCGCTGGTTATGTAGGTGGTAAAGGAAGGGGTGTAAGACCGCCTGAACTTTTGTTTCTTTCTATAGCTGGTTGTATGGGTATTCATGTATATGAGGCCCTTCATAAAGCTGGGAAACACGTGGAAGATATTGTTGTAAACACAGACAGCGAAAGAAAAGACACATATCCAAAAGTCTTTACTAAGATTTATTTGGATTTTACAATAAAAGGTAAAGACCTCTCAGAGCAAGATGTAAAAGAGGCTATAGAGACGGCTCTTAACAAAACCTGCAGCATAGCTTATATGATAAACCAAGTAGCACCTATATCTTATACATTCAAAATAGAGAAGGGGTAA
- the accC gene encoding acetyl-CoA carboxylase biotin carboxylase subunit: MFKKILVANRGEIACRIIRAAKELDIPTVAIYSDVEPTARHVKMADEAYMIGANPLDTYLNAQLIVDLAKSVGADAIHPGYGFLAENEGFAELCEKNGITFIGPSAEVIALMGDKARSKEVMKKAGVPTVPGSDGILKSVEEAVEIAKEIGYPVLLKASAGGGGRGIRICKDEEELKRNYEAAYSEAQKAFGRGDLLLEKYIQNPKHIEFQVLGDKYGNVIHLGERDCSVQRRNQKLIEIAPSLVLNEAKRKHYGEIVAKAAKEIGYYSAGTMEFVSDLEGNIYFIEMNTRIQVEHPVTERVTGVDIVKEQIKIAVGHKLEIKQEDVKFNGYAIECRINAEDPKKNFAPSIGTIERYYVPGGFGIRIESAASVGYEVTPYYDSLIAKLICWGRTWEEALSRTKAALDTYEIKGVKTTIPLIKKIVGEKDFRNGYFTTKYLEEHQEVFDYEEPKDKEDFVAFISAVIASYHGL; this comes from the coding sequence ATGTTTAAAAAGATATTGGTGGCAAACAGAGGTGAAATAGCTTGTAGAATTATAAGGGCTGCAAAGGAGCTTGATATACCCACAGTAGCCATATACTCCGATGTAGAGCCCACTGCTAGGCATGTGAAGATGGCAGATGAAGCTTACATGATAGGTGCAAATCCTCTTGACACATACCTAAATGCCCAATTGATAGTGGACTTAGCAAAGTCTGTGGGGGCAGATGCCATACATCCAGGATACGGGTTTTTGGCAGAAAATGAAGGGTTTGCAGAGCTTTGCGAAAAAAACGGTATAACTTTTATAGGGCCTTCTGCTGAAGTAATAGCCCTCATGGGCGATAAGGCAAGGTCCAAAGAAGTGATGAAAAAAGCAGGTGTCCCCACGGTGCCAGGAAGCGATGGAATACTAAAATCTGTAGAAGAGGCTGTTGAAATAGCAAAAGAAATAGGGTATCCGGTGCTTTTAAAAGCATCTGCTGGGGGCGGTGGTAGAGGTATTAGAATATGTAAAGACGAAGAAGAGCTTAAAAGAAACTACGAAGCCGCTTACTCTGAGGCCCAAAAAGCCTTTGGAAGAGGTGATTTGCTTTTAGAAAAATACATTCAAAATCCAAAACACATAGAGTTTCAGGTGTTAGGTGATAAATATGGAAACGTGATACACCTTGGGGAAAGGGATTGTTCTGTCCAAAGAAGAAATCAAAAGCTTATAGAAATAGCTCCTTCTTTGGTATTAAACGAAGCAAAGAGAAAGCACTACGGTGAAATAGTGGCAAAAGCTGCAAAAGAAATAGGGTATTACAGCGCTGGGACCATGGAATTTGTATCTGACTTAGAAGGCAATATATACTTTATAGAGATGAACACCCGTATTCAGGTAGAACACCCTGTAACAGAAAGAGTTACCGGTGTTGATATAGTAAAAGAGCAAATAAAGATAGCGGTAGGCCATAAGCTTGAGATAAAACAAGAGGATGTCAAGTTTAACGGATACGCCATAGAATGTCGTATAAATGCAGAAGATCCAAAGAAAAATTTTGCTCCAAGCATAGGTACCATAGAGCGTTATTATGTGCCTGGGGGATTTGGTATAAGGATAGAAAGTGCAGCTTCTGTAGGTTACGAAGTAACCCCTTATTACGACTCTTTGATAGCAAAGCTTATATGCTGGGGTAGAACTTGGGAAGAGGCACTCTCAAGGACAAAAGCAGCTTTGGATACTTATGAGATAAAAGGTGTTAAAACTACAATACCTCTTATTAAGAAAATTGTAGGAGAAAAAGATTTTAGAAACGGATACTTTACTACCAAGTATTTGGAAGAGCACCAAGAGGTGTTTGATTACGAAGAGCCAAAGGACAAAGAAGATTTTGTAGCTTTTATAAGCGCAGTCATAGCTTCATATCACGGGTTATAA
- a CDS encoding FeoA family protein yields the protein MKLIEVPQDKEAYIKGYVISGKSENPGWKRKLISMGIVPGITVKILRKDDRNTILKVYNSRISICNYLAEKVEVE from the coding sequence ATGAAACTTATAGAAGTGCCTCAAGACAAGGAAGCTTATATAAAAGGCTATGTGATAAGCGGAAAGAGTGAAAATCCAGGCTGGAAAAGAAAGCTCATAAGCATGGGGATAGTGCCTGGGATTACTGTAAAAATACTTAGAAAAGATGACAGAAACACAATTTTAAAAGTCTACAATTCAAGAATATCCATATGCAACTATCTTGCAGAAAAGGTTGAAGTAGAATGA
- a CDS encoding biliverdin-producing heme oxygenase → MGFSKLLREGIWDIHSMADSSTVAQDMQESRTTFEDMKKITAGLYYIYNTLEDAIEQNKDNPYVSKIYYPELFRREHIVEDLKFYFGENYIEQMYPTVAILLYISRIRYVAKHEPMLLIAHAYVRYMGDLSGGQMIKDMIRNALNLQNSEGTRFYEFDKIKDIIEFKRNYRASLDTLDLTDEQIKAIIGEANIAFLYNVNFFREVNRPVPYPDEIEKPYLVRAYEKIKFV, encoded by the coding sequence ATGGGATTTTCTAAGCTTTTAAGAGAAGGAATTTGGGATATACATAGTATGGCGGATAGCTCTACCGTAGCCCAAGACATGCAAGAATCACGAACCACGTTTGAGGATATGAAAAAGATAACCGCAGGTCTTTACTATATATACAACACACTAGAAGATGCCATAGAACAAAACAAAGACAACCCTTACGTGTCAAAAATATATTATCCGGAGCTTTTCAGAAGAGAGCACATTGTAGAAGATTTGAAGTTTTACTTTGGAGAGAACTATATTGAGCAAATGTACCCAACGGTAGCTATACTCTTATACATATCAAGGATAAGGTATGTAGCAAAGCATGAACCCATGCTTCTTATAGCCCATGCTTATGTTAGGTATATGGGGGATCTTTCTGGTGGGCAGATGATAAAAGATATGATAAGAAACGCTTTAAACTTGCAAAACAGTGAGGGCACAAGGTTTTATGAGTTTGATAAAATAAAAGATATCATAGAGTTTAAAAGAAATTACAGAGCTTCTTTGGACACGTTAGACTTGACAGATGAGCAGATAAAAGCTATCATAGGAGAGGCTAACATAGCATTCTTGTACAACGTAAACTTCTTTAGAGAGGTGAATAGACCAGTTCCTTACCCGGATGAAATAGAGAAGCCTTATCTTGTAAGGGCTTACGAAAAGATAAAATTCGTATAA
- the feoB gene encoding ferrous iron transport protein B, which translates to MKKIEMAFVGNPNVGKSTIINNIAKTSLKVGNWPGVTVRKTEAFLTYKDYEVHAIDLPGAYSLDYISEDVAVTTDFLINSPPDIIVNIIEATNLERSLILTAELIELKIPMVIVLNMWDEALKLGVDINIKKLSELIGVDVISAIGTKEDLKDRLLESIISTYEQKKIPKDLRYSDITEKAINDILSFCAVPPNKNIPPRFFAMKMLERIIPCDCCNEIILKLENDLKENIYDILKKDMYGVAHFISSSVVKRSFKDEIELTEILDKFALHPFLGLLIFVVVMYLMFKLSFDVSYPISNWIGDFESSFLHPLVYKLFPKAPYIVKSFVAGAVLDGVGFVISFAPLVGALFVGLSVLELSGYLPRVPIIFDRFVSKFGIDGRGILPFMLGFGCNVPAIMALKVLEDKRSKLIVAAMIPFTSCPARFVVFAFFGAIFFKNPAPIILFLYLLGIFFSILTAIVMNKVLPKTESLPMILELPPYRKPPLKIVLNIAFVELKRFLKRAGTFIFASTVVVWAFLHIPPNTNVKDTVAGKIGGALVYVFKPIGIEDWRATTSLVPAFLAREIIISSMGAIYSASTKEDYSNFNIEKSFKEQMISLEQALKNTVLSFVSPGFSNVFTKESTDSSTIKAIRDSLSPYGALSFMVFVLLYTSCIATVSILKSEFGTKFGMLFLLYSFVLGWAVALVIYRVSMVLHVF; encoded by the coding sequence ATGAAAAAAATAGAGATGGCTTTTGTTGGCAATCCAAACGTTGGAAAATCCACCATAATAAACAACATAGCAAAAACCTCATTAAAAGTTGGCAATTGGCCGGGCGTCACCGTAAGGAAGACAGAAGCTTTTCTTACATACAAAGACTACGAAGTGCATGCAATAGACCTACCCGGTGCTTATTCGCTTGATTATATATCAGAAGATGTAGCTGTCACCACAGATTTTTTGATAAATTCCCCTCCAGATATAATAGTAAATATCATAGAAGCTACAAACTTGGAACGTTCTTTAATATTGACCGCTGAGTTGATAGAGCTAAAAATACCTATGGTGATAGTTCTAAATATGTGGGATGAAGCTTTAAAACTTGGGGTAGATATAAATATAAAAAAGCTCTCAGAACTAATAGGCGTTGATGTGATAAGTGCCATAGGTACTAAGGAGGATTTAAAAGACAGACTTTTAGAGAGTATAATATCTACTTATGAACAAAAGAAAATACCAAAAGACCTAAGATACTCAGATATCACAGAAAAAGCCATAAACGATATCTTATCTTTCTGTGCCGTACCACCTAATAAAAATATACCGCCTAGATTTTTTGCCATGAAGATGCTCGAGCGTATAATCCCATGTGATTGTTGCAATGAAATCATATTAAAACTTGAAAACGATTTGAAAGAAAATATCTACGATATACTTAAAAAAGATATGTACGGCGTTGCTCACTTTATAAGTTCAAGCGTTGTAAAAAGAAGCTTCAAAGATGAGATAGAACTAACGGAAATCCTTGATAAGTTTGCCCTCCATCCTTTTCTTGGGCTTTTGATATTTGTAGTGGTGATGTATCTAATGTTTAAACTATCTTTTGATGTGAGCTATCCTATATCAAACTGGATAGGAGATTTTGAAAGCTCGTTTTTACATCCTTTGGTTTATAAACTTTTTCCAAAAGCCCCATACATAGTAAAAAGTTTTGTAGCTGGTGCAGTACTAGATGGTGTTGGTTTTGTGATAAGCTTTGCACCCCTTGTGGGGGCTTTGTTTGTTGGACTTTCTGTGTTGGAGTTGTCTGGATATCTTCCAAGAGTACCCATTATTTTTGATAGGTTTGTATCTAAGTTTGGGATAGATGGAAGAGGCATACTTCCTTTTATGCTTGGCTTTGGTTGCAATGTCCCAGCCATTATGGCCCTTAAGGTATTAGAAGATAAGCGCTCAAAGCTCATAGTGGCTGCTATGATACCATTTACCAGTTGCCCAGCGAGGTTTGTGGTGTTTGCTTTTTTTGGAGCAATATTTTTCAAAAACCCTGCTCCTATAATCTTATTTTTATATTTACTTGGTATATTTTTTAGCATACTAACGGCTATAGTTATGAACAAGGTTTTACCAAAAACAGAAAGCTTACCTATGATACTGGAGCTTCCTCCTTATAGAAAACCGCCTTTAAAGATAGTCTTAAACATAGCCTTTGTAGAATTAAAACGATTTTTAAAAAGAGCAGGTACTTTTATATTTGCCTCCACGGTAGTGGTTTGGGCTTTTCTACATATACCCCCAAACACAAATGTAAAAGATACTGTGGCTGGAAAAATAGGTGGTGCTTTGGTATATGTGTTTAAACCAATAGGTATAGAAGACTGGAGAGCCACCACATCGCTGGTACCAGCTTTTTTGGCAAGAGAGATCATAATAAGTTCTATGGGTGCTATATACTCAGCTTCCACCAAAGAAGATTATTCAAATTTTAATATAGAAAAGTCTTTCAAAGAACAAATGATATCCCTTGAACAGGCTTTAAAAAATACGGTGCTTTCTTTTGTTTCTCCTGGGTTTTCAAATGTTTTTACAAAAGAAAGTACCGATTCTTCTACCATAAAAGCTATAAGAGATAGCTTAAGCCCTTACGGAGCTTTATCTTTTATGGTGTTTGTTCTTTTGTATACCTCTTGTATAGCTACGGTGTCTATTTTAAAATCAGAGTTTGGAACAAAATTTGGTATGCTTTTTTTGCTATACAGCTTTGTGTTAGGCTGGGCGGTAGCCTTAGTAATATATAGGGTAAGTATGGTGCTACATGTTTTTTGA
- a CDS encoding hydrogenase small subunit: METYYDFLAGRGVRYREFISFSTKICGLLGINPNEINDIINALKQKPRIPVLWFHGLECTCCSESLMRSSSPVFSDMVSLISLEYDDLISASCGENLLNYKKKIIEQYKGNYILAIEGSITEFEDGACCMVGGRSFNEELLEAAEGAKAIIAWGSCASFGCVQVAYPNPTKSSSVDTIIKNKPIVKVPGCPPIPEVMASVIVYMLLKDELPPLDSKLRPKMFYGMTIHDTCYRKNFYNANKFAERFDDEGSKAGHCLYKLGCKGPSTYNACSSIGWYNGLSFPIKSGHGCIGCSQEGFWDKTMYKEEAPITPQNFDIFSF; this comes from the coding sequence ATGGAAACGTACTATGATTTTTTAGCGGGAAGAGGGGTTAGGTATAGAGAATTCATAAGTTTTTCTACAAAAATATGCGGGCTTCTTGGTATAAACCCAAATGAAATAAACGACATAATAAACGCTCTAAAACAAAAGCCAAGGATACCGGTTTTGTGGTTTCATGGACTTGAATGCACGTGCTGTTCTGAGTCTTTGATGAGAAGCTCATCGCCGGTGTTTAGCGATATGGTGTCGTTGATATCTTTAGAATACGATGATTTGATATCTGCTTCTTGTGGTGAAAATCTATTAAACTATAAAAAGAAAATAATAGAACAATACAAAGGAAACTACATACTTGCCATAGAAGGAAGCATTACAGAGTTTGAAGACGGGGCTTGCTGCATGGTGGGAGGAAGATCCTTCAACGAAGAGCTTTTGGAAGCTGCCGAAGGTGCAAAAGCTATTATAGCTTGGGGCTCGTGTGCTTCTTTTGGCTGTGTACAAGTGGCTTATCCAAACCCTACAAAATCATCTTCAGTAGATACTATCATCAAAAATAAACCCATCGTGAAAGTGCCAGGATGTCCTCCTATACCAGAGGTAATGGCAAGTGTGATCGTTTATATGCTTTTAAAAGACGAACTACCTCCTCTTGATAGCAAGTTAAGACCAAAGATGTTTTATGGTATGACAATCCACGACACTTGCTATAGGAAGAACTTTTACAACGCCAACAAGTTTGCCGAACGCTTTGACGATGAAGGCTCAAAAGCCGGTCATTGCCTTTATAAACTTGGATGCAAAGGTCCAAGCACCTACAACGCCTGCAGTTCCATCGGCTGGTACAACGGCCTATCTTTCCCCATAAAATCAGGTCATGGTTGCATCGGTTGCTCCCAAGAAGGCTTTTGGGACAAAACCATGTACAAAGAAGAAGCCCCTATAACACCTCAGAATTTCGATATATTTAGCTTTTAA